The DNA sequence AGAAAGGTTAGCATTTCTTGGATTTTCTCCTTGTTCTTATAGACCCAAACGTGTGATATTTTGTTTTTTTCTATCGCTTGAGCAAACGAAAGACCCGTGAATACATCTATAGCAACACTCACAAGCTTGGGAGATTTAAAAATTCTTACCATCTCCCTCCTTAAGTTTTCGTCAATCATAGCAAGATTATAACATATTCAAGACCACCTTTCAAGTTTTTTCAACTTGAAAACTACATAGGTTGCTGTTTATAATTTTTCTATGGTAAACGAAGAAGTAGTAAGAATACATTCTGACATAATTGAGAGGATTTGTTCGGTCATTCCTGCTGTTGAACTAAGGGAATCGCTTGGTATCAAGAAGTCCTCGCTCTCAAACATAAGGGCCGGTAGAAGGTATTTAAGTCTTCCTATGGTAAAGAAACTCATCAGGTTTGTTGCAACTAAGTATCCATCTCTAAGCATCTACATTCCAGACAGAATACCCGTAGTTGTAAGAGGAGGCAGGAGTAGTTTTATAATCTATCTTGACAAGGAAAAACTGGTAAATGAGATGCTATGATAAAGGTTGCTGTTGGAGAAATAAAGAACGAAAACGATGACAGGTTTGCCGAAACTTTTCTATACTTCAGAGGAATAAACGAACTATCGGTCGCCTACAGCGTACTTGAATTTATACCGAAGACCAAAAAGTATGAAATAAAAATAGGTAAAAACAAGTTTGTGATAAAAGAGGAATTTGGCTTCAAAGACGAATATCCTGTCTACACGAAGATAATTGCATCTTGTATTTTGTTTGGAGAAAAGGTAATGTTCAAGCTTTCTGATGAATTCTCCGTCATCTTCTATCAGGACAACGGAATAAAGGTAAAAGTGAAAACAACAGGCAAAAACAAACCACAAACCGTGAAAACACTAAAAGAGATAGCAAAAGACCTTCTAGACGATGTCTGGAATTGGCTAGAACAAAGCTTCCACGTGTACAGAAACTGACTTCGTGTCCTTGTTAGTAAAAAGATACTCTACAAAGGTTTTATTTTGCATACCGATGCAACTGGCTCTCACCAGCTTGTCAACAATTTTAAGCTTGCTAGCAAACTTCATAACAACTTCCTTTGCTTCTTCGTTTTTTTCACCGTGGCCTAGAGACAAAAGAAAATCATTTTTTATTTCCAAAACAACATCCAGCAGTCTTTCGTAGTCAAACTTGTTTGTTCTGCCCTCTATTCCTATGACGCTATTAGGATACGGCGGGTCTAGATAGAAAAATACTCCCTTTTTATCATAACCTCTAACTACGCTTTCATAGTCAGTGCTTATAAAAACCGTGTTCTTGAACCTAATTCCCATTTCTCTTATACTTTCAACAATCCGGTCTTTGCTTATTCTTACATCGCATTCCTTCTCCTTCCTGTCCTTAACCCAAATCCACAGAAACTTACTTCTCCCCTTTACGAAAGGAATAGTTGTCAAGAGATAGAGAAAATAGTTAACTGCCCTGATGAATTCATCTCTCCCCTCTACAGCAAGTCTTCTGTATTCCTCGTAATCCTTGCTGTAGATTGGAGTGAAAAGAATGTACTCAGCAAATTTCTCCGTGTCATCCCTTATGCATTTCAACATATTTATTACATCCTCGTTTA is a window from the Brevinematia bacterium genome containing:
- a CDS encoding DNA adenine methylase gives rise to the protein MVSPFVSYAGSKKSLLNWLYRYFPREAKVYVEPFAGTGVVSFLKPTRTELDVLNDINEDVINMLKCIRDDTEKFAEYILFTPIYSKDYEEYRRLAVEGRDEFIRAVNYFLYLLTTIPFVKGRSKFLWIWVKDRKEKECDVRISKDRIVESIREMGIRFKNTVFISTDYESVVRGYDKKGVFFYLDPPYPNSVIGIEGRTNKFDYERLLDVVLEIKNDFLLSLGHGEKNEEAKEVVMKFASKLKIVDKLVRASCIGMQNKTFVEYLFTNKDTKSVSVHVEALF